In a single window of the Helicoverpa zea isolate HzStark_Cry1AcR chromosome 9, ilHelZeax1.1, whole genome shotgun sequence genome:
- the LOC124633090 gene encoding uncharacterized protein LOC124633090 translates to MTRKRSNLSQSSKVSRRRRLARSLETADEREARLAAARERIAEARSGECSTARQSRLDTMRTQNALSRSQESTEAYELRLLNDRERHAESRASETYTQRETRLSSQRTRTDAARSCESAEAREARLESDRERHIESRASETYTQRETRLSSQRTRTDAARSCESAEAREARLECDRERHAESRASETYTQREARLDSQRSYASFSRSIEDHEERETRLRRDRSQHALSRSLETNEQREERRAAARQRYYETRGEASAHLSQERVRIQEFRGTWSDEQRAAQVEQERLRRNVTQLPSSDDESTDYDFEQQPWLNKEGSGFTYNVAINYAAHGHIGALDVVCAHCQARKWKGEPNGMCCASGKVRLESMQDPPDLLRVLLNGEHAKSSHFLKNIRAYNSAFQMTSFGANQIVETGFMPTFKVQGQVYHQIGSLLPTDVPKFLQVYFISDFDEQANIRSRYIPILDSGLIRGLQSMLHNVNPHINNFKAALASVPENERNRYKFVISADRRPIAAHPGRYNAPMTNEVAVLLVDQECDKRDIVLRTHDDRLQRISETHRAYDSLQYPLMFCRGEDGYHFAHYNVDPQTGSPNYNKKTSAMQFYSFLIQLRVNNGSYLHHYRTLFSQFLVDMYAKIETERLVFIRTNQRKLRAEDYVHLRDAMQNDANAQDVGRMVILPSTFTGGPRYMHERTQDAFCYVRKFGRPDLFITITTNPKWSEITSELFAGQASYDRHDLVSRVFHLKLKCLMDLLTKSKVFGAVRCFMYSVEWQKRGLPHAHLLLWLEEKIRPNQIDQVISAELPDPDIDPVLHQVVKTHMVHGPCGRLNPNSPCMKDGRCTKRFPKKFSSETVTGEDGYPSYRRRSPAEGGHSTELSVRGQAQPVDNRWIVPYSPVLSRTFQTHINVESCTSVESIKYICKYVNKGSDQATFALQSTDRDEVTKYQSGRYISTSEAVWRILAFSIHDRHPTVMHLDVHLENGQRIYFDPDNVAERLENPRQTTLLAFFRLCEVDLFARSLTYDEVPSYYTYDKQRGVFNRRRRGRAVEGFSGIFKDSALGRVYTVHPNNGECYYLRLLLHTVRGPTSFVFLRTVDGVEYPTYRAACVARHLLDGDQNWDDTLAEASVSDSPSRLRHLFAVILVFCGVANPMALWDKYRHCLSEDFLRTLRRATEDEVEATDVRVLNNCLSSLQNVVISIGGSPLATYGLPSPQSQHQDRGNREYTAETNYDPGVMAAIRDDHVASFSSEQKHIYDTVLESVGLNQGKMFFLDAPGGTGKTFVTTGILAEVRRQGKIAIAVASSGIAATLLPGGKTAHAMFKIPIDLESIETPVCGVSRDSDKGHVLMDCSLIVWDECTMANRKAVEAVDRTLQDIRRNEHLMGGVTVLFSGDFRQTLPVVTRGSRADEVNASLKRSSLWSRVQTLHLTINMRAQLGGNARAQEFSDVLLSLGEGTLPEGRGGQVVLPESLGRVVSSLEELIRCVYGDISRIPHQQNSWVCERAILTPKNDQAAVINESILSEIEGNEVVYTSINTVVEQDDTTHYPVEFLNSLTASGLPAHTIKLKVGVPIMLLRNLSPPKLCNGTRLKVISLHRNIIEAEILTGCGVGEAVFIPRIPLIPHNYPFQFKRVQFPVSVCFAMTINKSQGQTLKAAGVDLRTSCFSHGQLYVACSRVTSPDSLYILVPGNTTTNVVYREIL, encoded by the coding sequence atgactAGAAAGCGGTCTAATCTATCACAATCGTCAAAAGTTTCTCGAAGGAGAAGGCTTGCTCGATCCCTTGAAACCGCTGATGAGCGTGAGGCCAGGTTGGCTGCTGCCCGAGAAAGAATTGCAGAGGCTCGAAGCGGTGAATGTAGTACGGCGCGCCAGTCGCGATTAGATACCATGCGCACGCAGAATGCATTGTCACGGTCTCAGGAAAGTACGGAAGCATACGAATTGCGGCTGTTGAATGATCGGGAGCGCCACGCCGAGTCCCGCGCGTCGGAGACATACACGCAGCGAGAAACGAGGTTGAGTTCGCAGCGCACCCGTACTGATGCCGCTCGATCCTGTGAGAGTGCTGAGGCTCGAGAAGCCCGATTAGAGAGCGATCGTGAGCGTCACATTGAATCTCGCGCTTCAGAGACATACACGCAGCGTGAAACGAGGTTGAGTTCGCAGCGCACCCGTACTGATGCCGCTCGATCCTGTGAGAGTGCTGAGGCTCGAGAAGCTAGACTGGAATGTGACCGGGAACGCCACGCTGAGTCTCGCGCATCCGAGACGTATACGCAGAGAGAGGCGAGGTTAGATTCACAGCGGAGTTATGCTTCCTTTTCTCGGTCAATCGAAGATCACGAAGAGCGAGAGACCCGCTTAAGAAGAGATCGCTCTCAGCATGCACTGTCACGTTCGTTGGAGACAAATGAGCAGCGAGAAGAACGTCGTGCAGCTGCTCGGCAGCGGTACTACGAAACCCGTGGCGAAGCGTCTGCTCATCTATCCCAAGAACGAGTCAGGATTCAAGAGTTTCGGGGAACTTGGTCGGACGAACAGCGTGCCGCACAAGTCGAACAAGAGCGCCTGCGTCGTAATGTAACGCAACTCCCATCATCTGATGACGAATCCACAGATTACGATTTTGAACAACAGCCGTGGCTAAATAAAGAGGGAAGTGGATTTACGTACAATGTTGCGATAAACTACGCCGCCCATGGACATATTGGCGCCTTAGACGTAGTGTGTGCTCACTGCCAAGCCCGCAAATGGAAAGGGGAGCCTAATGGTATGTGTTGTGCATCTGGCAAGGTACGCTTGGAGTCCATGCAAGACCCGCCAGACCTGTTAAGAGTCCTACTGAATGGGGAGCATGCCAAGTCCAGCCATTTTTTGAAAAACATTCGTGCTTATAACAGCGCATTTCAAATGACTTCTTTCGGCGCAAATCAAATCGTTGAAACAGGCTTCATGCCAACATTCAAGGTACAGGGGCAGGTTTACCACCAAATTGGTTCGCTGCTACCGACTGATGTGCCAAAATTTTTACAGGTATATTTTATTAGCGATTTTGATGAACAAGCTAACATTAGAAGCAGATACATTCCCATCTTAGATTCTGGCCTTATCAGGGGGTTGCAAAGTATGTTGCATAATGTAAATCCACACATTAATAACTTCAAAGCCGCCTTGGCGTCGGTGCCTGAGAACGAGCGCAATCGCTATAAGTTCGTCATCAGCGCAGATAGAAGACCGATCGCAGCCCATCCAGGGCGGTATAATGCTCCAATGACGAATGAAGTAGCCGTTCTCTTAGTTGATCAGGAGTGTGATAAAAGAGATATCGTTTTGCGCACGCATGATGACCGGCTTCAAAGGATCAGCGAGACCCACCGCGCGTACGATTCTCTCCAGTATCCTCTCATGTTCTGTCGCGGAGAGGATGGCTACCATTTCGCCCACTATAATGTCGACCCCCAGACAGGCTCGCCAAATTACAACAAGAAAACGTCTGCCATGCAGTTCTACAGCTTTTTAATCCAACTTAGGGTAAACAATGGCTCTTATCTCCATCATTACCGTACGCTCTTCAGTCAATTTCTGGTTGATATGTATGCAAAAATTGAGACAGAGCGTTTGGTATTTATAAGGACCAACCAAAGAAAGTTGAGAGCTGAGGACTACGTCCATCTCAGGGATGCCATGCAAAATGATGCGAATGCTCAAGATGTTGGAAGGATGGTCATTCTCCCCTCCACTTTCACAGGAGGTCCGCGGTACATGCACGAAAGGACGCAAGATGCGTTCTGTTACGTGCGTAAGTTTGGTCGCCCGGACCTCTTCATCACCATCACCACAAACCCTAAATGGTCGGAAATCACATCCGAACTCTTTGCAGGACAGGCGTCGTACGACAGACATGACTTGGTCTCTCGTGTTTTCCATCTAAAGTTGAAGTGCCTCATGGATCTTCtcactaagtcaaaagtgtttGGTGCAGTCCGTTGTTTTATGTATTCAGTGGAATGGCAAAAACGCGGCTTGCCACATGCGCACCTGCTTTTGTGGCTGGAAGAGAAGATCAGGCCCAACCAGATTGACCAAGTCATAAGCGCTGAGCTCCCGGATCCTGACATCGATCCTGTTCTGCATCAGGTTGTGAAAACTCACATGGTTCATGGCCCCTGTGGCAGACTAAATCCAAATTCCCCGTGCATGAAAGATGGACGATGCACGAAAAGGTTCCCGAAAAAATTTTCCAGCGAGACAGTGACTGGTGAGGATGGGTATCCATCATACCGTCGCCGGTCACCAGCTGAGGGTGGGCATTCTACTGAGCTGAGCGTGCGTGGTCAGGCGCAGCCGGTCGATAATAGATGGATTGTTCCATACTCACCGGTACTGTCCAGGACCTTCCAGACGCACATAAACGTCGAGTCGTGCACGAGCGTCGAGTCGATTAAATACATCTGCAAATACGTCAACAAAGGGAGCGACCAGGCGACGTTTGCTTTGCAGAGCACTGATCGGGATGAAGTGACCAAGTACCAGTCTGGTCGCTACATCAGCACATCCGAGGCGGTTTGGCGAATACTGGCGTTCTCTATACATGACAGGCATCCTACTGTCATGCATTTAGATGTCCACCTAGAGAACGGCCAGCGCATATATTTTGATCCAGACAACGTGGCTGAGCGCTTAGAAAATCCGCGTCAAACCACTCTCCTGGCGTTTTTCAGGCTCTGTGAAGTAGACCTGTTTGCGAGATCCCTTACTTATGACGAGGTGCCGTCGTATTATACGTACGATAAGCAAAGGGGTGTATTTAACCGACGTCGACGTGGACGTGCTGTGGAAGGTTTTTCGGGAATCTTTAAGGACTCTGCATTGGGGAGAGTCTACACCGTGCACCCGAATAATGGCGAGTGCTATTATCTGCGGTTGTTGCTCCACACGGTCCGAGGCCCAACGTCTTTTGTTTTCCTGAGGACAGTTGATGGAGTGGAGTATCCCACATACCGCGCAGCCTGCGTAGCACGACACCTTCTTGACGGTGACCAAAATTGGGATGACACCCTCGCGGAGGCGAGCGTCAGTGATAGTCCCAGTCGCTTGCGTCATCTGTTTGCCGTGATTTTGGTGTTCTGTGGAGTCGCAAATCCGATGGCGTTATGGGATAAGTACCGCCATTGTCTGTCCGAAGATTTTCTAAGAACTTTGAGGCGTGCTACTGAAGACGAAGTCGAAGCGACTGATGTACGCGTGCTGAACAACTGTCTCAGTTCCCTTCAAAACGTGGTCATTTCTATCGGCGGCAGTCCACTGGCCACATACGGTTTACCATCCCCCCAGTCACAACACCAAGACCGTGGAAATCGGGAATATACCGCCGAGACAAATTACGACCCGGGCGTAATGGCTGCCATACGAGATGACCACGTCGCTTCGTTCTCTTcagaacaaaaacatatttacgaCACAGTCTTAGAAAGCGTTGGGCTCAACCAGGGTAAGATGTTTTTCTTGGATGCTCCTGGTGGAACAGGAAAAACCTTCGTTACTACTGGCATTCTTGCTGAGGTCAGGAGGCAAGGCAAAATTGCCATTGCTGTAGCGTCGTCGGGAATCGCTGCCACACTGCTTCCTGGTGGCAAAACAGCACATGCCATGTTCAAGATCCCCATCGATTTAGAGAGCATCGAAACGCCTGTGTGTGGTGTGTCACGGGACAGCGATAAGGGACATGTGCTCATGGATTGCTCTCTTATCGTGTGGGATGAGTGTACCATGGCTAACAGAAAGGCAGTTGAGGCCGTGGACAGAACCTTGCAGGATATCCGCAGGAATGAACACTTGATGGGTGGTGTCACAGTTCTGTTCAGTGGCGATTTCCGACAAACGCTTCCCGTGGTGACGCGAGGATCTAGGGCTGATGAGGTGAATGCTTCGTTGAAACGGTCATCGTTATGGTCGCGAGTCCAGACGTTGCACTTGACCATCAATATGAGAGCTCAGCTCGGCGGCAATGCACGTGCCCAAGAATTCTCCGACGTACTTCTAAGTCTCGGCGAAGGCACTCTACCAGAAGGGAGAGGAGGGCAGGTGGTGCTGCCAGAGTCTCTTGGTAGAGTAGTATCCAGCTTAGAAGAACTCATTCGCTGTGTGTACGGGGACATCAGTCGAATACCGCACCAACAGAATTCTTGGGTGTGCGAACGGGCCATTTTGACGCCTAAAAATGATCAAGCTGCAGTAATCAACGAAAGCATTCTCTCGGAAATTGAGGGGAATGAGGTGGTCTATACCTCTATAAATACTGTAGTAGAGCAAGATGACACCACACACTATCCTGTGGAGTTTTTGAACTCCCTTACAGCAAGTGGACTTCCAGCGCACACCATCAAGCTGAAGGTCGGCGTCCCGATTATGCTTCTTCGGAATCTATCTCCTCCGAAGTTGTGTAACGGGACCCGCCTTAAAGTCATCTCACTGCACAGAAACATCATTGAGGCAGAAATTCTGACAGGTTGTGGTGTCGGCGAGGCAGTGTTTATACCACGCATTCCCCTCATACCTCATAACTACCCGTTCCAATTCAAGCGCGTACAGTTCCCTGTGAGTGTTTGCTTCGCAATGACCATTAACAAGTCTCAGGGGCAGACACTGAAGGCTGCGGGTGTCGACCTGAGGACGAGCTGCTTCTCACACGGACAGCTGTACGTCGCTTGCTCTCGCGTCACCAGTCCTGACTCTCTCTATATTTTAGTTCCTGGAAATACAACAACAAACGTGGTGTACAGAGAAATTTtataa